The Branchiostoma lanceolatum isolate klBraLanc5 chromosome 1, klBraLanc5.hap2, whole genome shotgun sequence genomic sequence CAGATATGATAGCGTTGTGCGGAACCTTCAGTCCACTCCCTCCGCACACGTGGTGGTGTGCTTCTGCCAGGGCAACACCGTGCGAGGCCTGCTGGCCGCCATGGAGAGACTCAACACCACGGGGCAGTTCCTGCTGCTCGGGAGGTACCAAGTCTTGCGGATTATTTTTACCTTTGCACAGAAAGTTATGAtttcggtgccgtttgtgtgtgtgtgtgtgtgtgtgtgtttgtgtctgtttgtgtacaGCATAAGAAAGGTGTGGgtgaatctttatgatatttgataggtgggtaggggtcatGATGTTAAGTATGTAGATAACTTAAGTAATGATTAGGTACTGATTAAGCAAATaaggatctaatttgcatatttagtgaggaaatgctacaatgccTTCTTTGCTTTCACattttgaacaacttgtttGGTTTAACGTTACAGGGTGTACACCGACGATTATCATGTCCGAATCGCCAGTAGCTGATGACACCGTTATTCTGGCTAAAAATCTcaatattattttttttgtgGGCACCAAACCAAGAAATCGTAGGGTCTGTCAAGACTCTAATCTAGCTGAAACACCTAGATTGATAATCATTGTTTGACTTATAGGtattcattttgtttcaatGTGCCATTAGTTAAAGCAGCTGCACTGGCAACTTAACCTGAAGTTCACATGGGTTGTTTCTACAATCTCTGTCTGGTTGTTTCAGCCAAGTTTAATTGATCTCCTAGAGTCTCTGTCCATTTGGTAGCGCTTAGGTAGGCTCAATATTAATCCGTCCCATGAGTTGAATCGACCCCCTGAACCCTTTTATCGACTCAGGAAATCCCGTTCTTACGTCCGTCTGGCACCCTCTGCAGCCACGAAGTTATCGAACAAGGCAACTGTTGGGCAGTCGCCACTTCCTACGTGCAGCTCCTTTCTAACGTTACTGTAAACCTGACGCTCGGCTGCTTTAACGTAAATTGATCGACCGGCGGTCTTAAAGCGGCGGAAGATGGTAATCAATATCCCGTCCGGTCAAGTGCCGGCCGTTGCCCCCTGCCCGAGACGAGACTGGGAAATTGTTTTAAGTGTTTCCCTTTAACTTTTTCCTTTCCTTATGATTagattgaaatttgaaatcccCTTAAAGCATGAATACACTGTGAAACATAACCGTTAGGTTTGCATGTTAACATGTTTCATAGGTATGATAACCACGTACATTTGTGTCAGACTGTAACTGATGTATTTTGGTAGAAGGCCTGAAACACGACTGTGATGAACAGCTTCAAGGTAACAATCAGATTTGATGAAGCTGGGAAGTCATTACACAGACGGCTAATCAGATTTTCTCCCTATCCCTGTAGATTACATTGTAATGCCAGTTGCATGAACCATGACATGCATCAAACATCTAAATCGTGAACTTGCACGCGCTACTCTATGAATATCGTGTGATACATTCGACATTAACGACCAGCAAGTAATAGAATAGAATCACTATTAATGACAACGTCCCCAAATATTGTTGTGTGAGTGATACAGTTAGAGAAAGTGATGCGAAAACTTTCCTAGTAATGTTATACACTTATGGTTTATTAAACGTAGTACATGTGTCAAAGAATTAAAACACCAAAAGAAACTTGTCAAACTTTTCTTTCTGCAAATAACATAATTCTCTACAAAAAGTGTAATACATTTAGCAGCCTGATGGTATACCACGTATATACCACATAGACGAATGGTACCATTTCTGGGTACTTGGTGGATTTGAGCCTCGCTAAATGACAACATCTCTCCTCTGTAATCACTATGACTTCATCCACCCGTGAACCTCACCATTCCTCGGAATCACATGACGTTGATTAGAATGCAATTTACCGTACTGACATGTCTATAAGTGCTATTAGCCAACTCCCAAGTCGTTGTGGTAATTCTTTTGAAAGGTTTGAAAGCAGAGCAATCCAAATTATCATCCCGCTCAAGGGCGCTAACTTAATCGAATATGGAAGGTTTATATAACCTTTTAAGTACCATTTGTCAGATGAGACGGATGGATTAAATGTATTCAATGAATCTTCCGTATTACTGTGAAGCATTAACTTGTACCCTTATCGAGTTACCTTGCCCTTGACCTCTACCGTGATGACCCGTGAAGGGTACAGTATCCACTCTGGCTTAATGTCTTGCAACTATTTCATTTGTGAACATTTTTCAAAAGTGCAACTTTCACCTGATAGTTCCAGTAGTTATCTACtatatgctagggtcacatttccaagccggggcccggccgggcagcttgtggaaacaaaaactatgatataaatttgaaagacaacaaaacacaaaaaacgttttagaaattattccttaccatactttctgtatattcttgatatgcatcttttattctttattttctcaaataccccgGTCGggcccggcttggaaatgtgaccctagcataacacgGTGCTTTGCCCAAAAGTGCTGGCCTCCTGTTCGTTACTATGTTTGAGATATAAAATATGGTGACCAGTCGAATGCTTTTTAATGATATCCCAGTCCAAGAAGTATGCAAGTATACTCAATTTAAAGTTTTAAACCCAAAATACATTACTAGGATACAGATGAGCACTTTTCACTTTTACAgttctttttcatctttttaaatatttttaaaaTAACTTTGAAATCCTTTTCAGGATTTACGTTCACACGCccatacacacccacacacacacacccacatatatataactttgtgtatatatgtatatatatatatatatatatatatatatatatatatatagagagagagagagagagagagagagagagagagagagagagatttcaAAGCTGCCAAGTCATTTCAAATAACATCTGTCACTATAGCTGTCTGTTTCCTTTTCCCCTGATAGTGATGGATGGGCTGACAGGAAAGaactgacagctgtcaatccAAGGGAAGCCGCGGGAAGTATCACCATTAAGCCATGGGTAGGTAACTTACACTTCACCCCAAAAGCAGACATAGATAAAGTCACCTCAGCAATATATCATTCGCGATCGATGAGTAGATGAGGTTACAAAGACTGTGACATATTACTACTAATCTTGGATGAACCCTTTCTTGCACTATTACCATTAAGCCTTTACCACAGTCCCAAACATATATAAAGGCACCTTAGCAATATATCATTGCCGACCTATGAGTAGATTACTTCTTATCTTGGACGAACCCTTTCTTGCACTATCCTATCACCAGTAAACCATGGGTAGGTTACTTAGCCTTCACCACAGACCCAAACATAAATAAAGTCACCTTAGAACTATATACCTGCCGAACTATCATTAAATGATGGTACAAAGTCTGCACATGTAACATATTACTACTTATCTTGGATGAAATTGCACTATTACCATTTAACTATGGGTAGGTTACATAGCCTTCACCACAGACCCAACCATACATAAAGTCACCTTAGCAATATATCATTGCCGAGCAATGATTAGTAGAGGCTCCAAGTCTGTGACATATTAGTACGAACCTTGGATGAACCCTCGCTTGTATCTTGTCTTCCTTAATTAACATTAGGAACCATGATTAAATCCCCGCAGTCACCCCAGGTGGAGTCGTTTGACGAGTACTACCAGAATCTCAACCCCTGGAACAACGCCAGGAATCCCTGGTTCCAGGAGTTCTGGCAGTGGAAGTTCGGCTGCCGCATTGTTGGGCATGCTATGGAGAACACattggatgacatctgcacagGTCAGCAGCAAAATACACGGTTCGGTCTTCCAGGATAGAAAAAAAGAGTGCATCTACAACATTATGTAGTGGTTGTAAAGCTAAATCCGGAGAAAAACGGAGTGTGACGATCTGAACTTGAAAGGATGCGGCAACGCTCATACGGCATCATCTGAATACAAAAGAGTATATCACCCTGTTGCTTGTAGAAACTTGTACCAATAGTAAAATTTATCATatatcatctacttgtaaaGGAAAATTATACGTTCAAAAGACATACATGGTGGCTGTCTGGCTTAATTTTAGGGAACGAAAGCCTCCATAACTACGTCCAGGACACCAAGCTGGGTTTCGTCATCAACGCCATCGAGGCCATGGCGCACGGCCTGCACGACATGCAGACGTCGCTGTGCGGGGACTATGTGGGGCTCTGTCCGCAGATGCGCAACGTGAACGGCACGCTCCTGCTGGAACATATACTCAGCACCACCTTCCTGGGGGTTAACAACGAGACGGTCATGTTTGATAAAAACGGAGATCCTCCGGGGAGGTAAGGGACTGTGCAGTGCACCAGAAGGCCACAGCAAGGCGCCAACCAAGTAAAATGCAATACAGCGTCTCCATATATTTCAATGAACTGTCAAACTTCCTCGTCGACTATATTACAGTGTAGATTGTGGACGTTTTGATATTTTAGATACAATTTATCTCATGGTCAAAGAATATGGCCCATCAAGCATGTTGTGACGTAAAATATTAAAACTGACATCGTGGTCCGTGTTTGCACAACAAGATGAGCTTTCGACAAAAATTGCCCAAATGACCATCTGTGTTCAACAAAATACTTCTCACCCAGGTACGTCATCATGAACTTCCAGCCCTTTGAGACTGGTGACTTCGGCTATGTGAAGATCGGCAGCTGGAAGTATGGGCAGCTCTCCATGGACGACGATAACTTTAGATCCAATTTCAACATGTCCGGAATAATCCGGTCAGTTTGTAGCGAGGAGTGCGAGCCACTGGAAGTGAAGGTTGGTCTACTTGACCTGTACACAGATTTAAACTGAGACTTAGACCGCTTTTGGACTacccttttttttctaattgaaTGTTAAGATCAAGATAAACATTATGTTCCGTTAGCACGTCTTTCCTATCTACATAGCGCatcaattcacaattttacgaagagagaaagagatagagaggaaagaacagagagagagagagaggaagagagagaggaagagagagaggggaagagagagagagaggaagagagagagagagagagagagagagagagagagagagagagagagagagagagagagagagagagagagagagagagagagagagagagagaggggagatcCTTATGACTAATAAGAAGACACATCAGTATGTATGGCTGTCCCTTGATAACTCGCTGGTCGCAATACCGCTCTCGTGTTTTTAATCTTTAATTACCATTTGGTGAGCAGCTGCAACAGAGATTACAGTTGTCTCTGTGGGGATACATGGTTGAAATTTCAGATAACCCTCATTTCAAGTCAATTATGACAAATGAATAGCTTTGCAAACTAACCAAGCCCCAATTTCATACTGGTTTCTAATTGAGTATAGAATGGTTGAACTGACATCTAATTTAGCTTAAGGTCATTCAACAGGGACAACGTCACAAAAGGTCACTGCTATATCAAAATTCTATAACACAAATTTACGGTCCATGGAATTCTATATTGATTCAATCTACACTAGACCATGTAGACACGACGATAGGCTATGCCCTTTGCAAGTCCCTGTTCTAATACCCCATCCTGTACACGAGTCATTCCCATCTGTACGTACCACGGAGTCCCTCTGCACAATTTAGGTAGGAACCCAATAAAAGCCTAGTCGTGACTCTCTTGACCCCCGTAGCTGGTTATTGCTTGCCTTTTGCGTCAAGCAGAGAATTGATATGGACAATTTATAGGCCAGGCATAGGAGTACTGCAGGGAAATATATGTATCAGCTGAACTTGTGTGTCAAGTCTAAAAGGAAATGTATGACCTTGAACTTGCCCGCCTCATACTTGCTGAGTTCGGGAAGTTAATACTTTTAGGAATTGAAACGCTACAGAAACTAAGcatataaaatgtgatttgCATACAgaaggtgaaaggtcatgacACGTGTTGTTGGGTCTGCACCACGTGTAAAGATGACGAGTTCAGGGAGGACGAACACACCTGCACACCCTGCAAGGACGGCTGGTGGCCTCGGGACGACAAGACAGGTATGAAACGCGAACAGGTAGTAACTCACAACTCGTCTAAACATTTAGTGATGGGCTGTTCATGATAAATAAAAAGTTTCATGCCTTCTGTAATTCTTTGGGTTAAGAAGATATTAAATacagaatggggtgccaaaagactacttcagtgtgctaaaactTAGGTAGCATAGTCATTTGAAATCCTATCATTACAtccaaataaatcaatcaaatcaaatctgtgCATTTCgtatatatacaaacacacataactGCACAATAGTGTACTATCATAAGTACAAATAATCACATTGATTTTTATAGTTTTCGTAGCAAGGTCAATGCTCTTGTGTTACAAAGATGACAAATAGATCTAATTTGCGGTTTCAAATTCTCAAAACGTTCTAGTTACAGACTCAGAACTAACGTCTGCATGCATACATGAGGTTTCATTCTGTTGCCATGAATTCTATTCCAAGCCAGCCTCCTTTCGCACGTCCGTGCCGAGTTTGTAAATCCGTGCACGGCAAAGAGATTTGCCATGGCAGTGATATTAGAGTACGACTTGAGATCAGGCAACGGTGAAAACCTATCAGCGACAGTGATGACAGGTTGATTGATGAATGTCACGTAGAGCATACATATAGAGAGTTAAAGCTTAGAGTTTTGACGCCCTTCAAAGAGGCACAATTATAGATGGCAAAACTAGTAGAACGCGTGAGATCATTTGGCTCCCTGGTCACGTTTTGGTCAAATCGGAAAACGATCCGAAGTAATGCCGAGGAAAAGAAAATCGGCAATCTAAATTCTcctttggcgaaggtaattacacgGCTGAAGTTCTAGTAGGACATCAAACCGTCCTTTCCATAAAAATATTAACGTCTTAACGCCCTTCTCAGGCAAGGAAAATGTACGACATGCAATAGGTTGCTAGAACGACAACGTATTGCCAAGGTTGAATGATGTCGTTCATTCAGTATGCTTTTGTGTTTTATCTCTGTTACCAACGTAATCACTTTGTGACATCACCTGCCTGGCAGCTTCTTTACTGTTGCAAACTACCATCCTTTATGTGGGCGAGAGAAACGTGATTCATGTTTTAAACGGTAGCTTACTACAAACAGTGGGCGTACCCGTATACGCTAACGAATATTTCAGTCCGGCTCAATACTTCACTTTGATGTTTGAAATGAATTCTTGGTCACACGAAACAGGGtacagaaatgaaatgaaagtaaaCCCAATCTTTGGGATATTAAAAAGTTAGCAGGATCCCTATACATCCGAATTGGTTTTATCGATCGTTGTCTTATAGAGCATTTAGAAGGTTGGACATTTCAGACCAGCTATCATTTGTTTCAGTCGTGAAGGACTCGATACAAGTTTAAAGCTCAAAAGGCTGATACATAATTTAGAAAAGCTGTTATTGTAGGAGGGATATGGGGTGATGGAATTTTGACCTCGAAGTTGAGTAAATGGCTTCTAAATCTATCTCCCAAAGGGTGATCGTTAAACGGAGGTGAAACTGTCGACCCGTTCATACGAGATATTACACATCGACAGAGGTGCACGGACCAACCAAAGCTATAGCAACAGCTTTCGTTCTTAGTTCTATTCAAAAGTGGACAAATATTATAATCTTAACAGGTACGTAGAAAGTTACTGAACAGTTACAAAATCTTTGTATGTTGGTTTAATCTTGCAAGTAACTCTTTACGTTTCCAGGCTGCTTTAAGATTCCCGTGGAGTATACCAAGTGGACTGACGTGCAGACGATAGTGGCGGTCGTGTTCTCGTGTGTCGGTATCATGGCAACAACCTTCGTGACGACGGTGTTCGTCAGACATCGCGACACGCCAGTGGTCAAGTCTTCAAGCCGAGAGCTCTGTTACATCATCATGATTGGCCTCTACACTAGCTATCTCAGCGCGTTTCCTCTTCTCGCTAAGCCAGATCAAGTCACATGTTACCTACAGAGAATATGTGTAGGTCTGTCTTTCTCTATGTGCTACTCAGCGTTAGTGACCAAGACCAACCGAATAGCCAGAATACTAGCAGGCAGCAAGAAGAAAATCATCACCAGAAAACCGCGCTTCATGAGTGCCACTGCGCAGGTCATGATCTCATTTGCTCTCATCTTCCTGGAAGGCATCATTATCGCCATTACAGTTGTCCTCTACCCTCCCTCCGCGGAGGCGTACTCGCCAAAACCCGGGCAGCTTCGGCTCATCTGCAGCGTCAACACATTCACCATGATCGTCCCACTCAGCTTGGACATGGTCCTCATCATCATGTGTACTTACTACGCCTTCAAGACAAGGAACATTCCTGAGAACTTTAACGAAGCCAAGTTTATCGGGTTCACCATGTACACCACTTGTATCATCTGGCTGGCCTTCGTGCCTTTGTACGTCAGCAGTGATTTTAAAACCATCACCACCTGCATCGCCACTAGTCTCAGCGCTACTGCAACTCTGGGGTGTATGTTCCTGCCTAAGGTAATTACTGTATTCGTGTAACCTTAGTTAactctgtatcaaagttaagctgcaattttcaacacaagtatttggacaacttttcgactgatcaactccagtccttatctaggaatgagcaatccactgactctgtgacgtcacgttatggaGATAAGACGAATGAGTCGGTGAGAAGTGGGTCAAACGTTGCAAGAAGTCAGTGGCACCCTCAATCTCTGttaagggatggttgtaaagccctgATGTATATAGCTTAGTTTTATCCTTTGATATCCTATATCTGCCAAACTAAAactgtgtgtttgagagatcccTAGTGCAACACCTTCCAGGTCTGCACATTTCAGATATACAGGATGTATAAATCTAACCTAGAGGAATAAGTAGACCTTACATGCCTTGTTAGAAAATTCTCATTCCTCGGGAAAGCGCTCATGGCATCGAAATTCATTTCGTATCCCCCCATCACCTTTTAGGTCTACATTATTCTGATGAAGCCTGAGCGTAACCAGAGAAGTAACTTCACCACATCGAACGAGGTTCGATGTCACGTGCTGGACAGCCAACCATCATCGCTCCAAGGGGATAAAAACAAGTAAGAGCAGTGGAAAACTCATTGAATATGTGCTGTCAATAGGCTGTCCCCTTGTATTGTATAGTAGTTATACAAGCTAGTTATTTTTGAAGATCATTCCTTCATAAGGAAAGCCACCAATGAGTTTGATGATGTAATATTAGGCGTTCGTACAACTTTGACGATTTTTCCAAGATTTGCCTAACGCTAGACATATAGAATTGATGCCTTAACCAAAACCTTGACTGGACAATAGAACCTTACAGAAAGTCAATAATGCCAGAACCCACTTGTGCTTCCCATGTTTCAAAGTGCAACAGCCAAAGCCCTGTCGGCTGCAGCTGAGAAGGGGGACGGTGCGCGGAAGTTTGCTGCTGTGGGTCGTGCCGTCATGTTGGGACAGTCCAACCGGTCCAGGAAACGGCAGGAGACAATACGAAGGGTCTGACACAACTTAACAATTATCTAATCTTTTAAAACATCTTCATAGAATATCTTATAGTTGTTGTTTCATGCCAGTATTTTAATTTCGCGcaaaaaaattgatgttttCCCCAACTCATTACACTTTGTGTCTACCTTTCTTAGGTCCAAGTTCTACGAGAGCTGAGAAAAGCGGAAGAGGAAAACAAAATACGTTTTGGCTCCAGGCTGGACCCCATGACTGCAGATAACCCATTCTTTACCCAGCGGGCATCAATCTGCGAGGCCTCCTTCACCGTACCGACAGGGTTTCCTTCCCAAGACTTCGACAAGAAGAGA encodes the following:
- the LOC136432815 gene encoding metabotropic glutamate receptor 1-like, which translates into the protein MAESGLVQFLRWAIFTWIVLWTETAAGRERLVARMEGDLIIGALFSIHEKPRGPTGIAARECGDIREQYGIQRVEAMFQTLDRINSDPTILPNITLGCEIRDSCWHDTVALEQTIEFVRHTISTQTQHSSAQKCPDGTELSSPIYEQPIVGLIGPGSSSVTIQVQNLLQLFNIPQIAYSATSKDLSDKARYKYFLRVIPPDTLQAQAMADIVMHYNWTYVSTLHTTGNYGQSGADVFKALVKKEGVCIATSDQVEYDADNDRYDSVVRNLQSTPSAHVVVCFCQGNTVRGLLAAMERLNTTGQFLLLGSDGWADRKELTAVNPREAAGSITIKPWSPQVESFDEYYQNLNPWNNARNPWFQEFWQWKFGCRIVGHAMENTLDDICTGNESLHNYVQDTKLGFVINAIEAMAHGLHDMQTSLCGDYVGLCPQMRNVNGTLLLEHILSTTFLGVNNETVMFDKNGDPPGRYVIMNFQPFETGDFGYVKIGSWKYGQLSMDDDNFRSNFNMSGIIRSVCSEECEPLEVKKVKGHDTCCWVCTTCKDDEFREDEHTCTPCKDGWWPRDDKTGCFKIPVEYTKWTDVQTIVAVVFSCVGIMATTFVTTVFVRHRDTPVVKSSSRELCYIIMIGLYTSYLSAFPLLAKPDQVTCYLQRICVGLSFSMCYSALVTKTNRIARILAGSKKKIITRKPRFMSATAQVMISFALIFLEGIIIAITVVLYPPSAEAYSPKPGQLRLICSVNTFTMIVPLSLDMVLIIMCTYYAFKTRNIPENFNEAKFIGFTMYTTCIIWLAFVPLYVSSDFKTITTCIATSLSATATLGCMFLPKVYIILMKPERNQRSNFTTSNEVRCHVLDSQPSSLQGDKNNATAKALSAAAEKGDGARKFAAVGRAVMLGQSNRSRKRQETIRRVQVLRELRKAEEENKIRFGSRLDPMTADNPFFTQRASICEASFTVPTGFPSQDFDKKRASICGESISVGHWKKALDKLEKKTTETNGGIPTICITPDEEDGTSKGDTIESDLSLLVSEISTQDVQIHSMESLPEEKDINSYDCLSSEKTQDSNHASQRISNNEQDVQHRTTANKKQETTRQKKTPKSHSLPDIFPFNQKRLSIGSDTKTNLKSFLSTNVLSSLSRESSPKSVTDGSDTSFLKAQELRDIELTPLREDSHESSHPYNRMGKKSRRYGSEDALPILRSRCRSIGEKFKPGRPREQRSKSDGTGPYQSERSPLLSQAIALSLRSIGRIDRKSSESSEDQRIRPLEISGLGHGSGSAGMAEDQV